A genomic stretch from Eubacterium sulci ATCC 35585 includes:
- a CDS encoding PhoB family transcriptional regulator, with translation MAQNKILVVDDDQDIREVVSILLGSEGYNVLQAGNGGDAVEMVYADKEINLVILDIMMPGLTGVETCEMIRRRSNVPIMFLTAKSQEKDKIDAYSEGGDDYLVKPFSQAELLMKVKSLLRRYTEYQRVVSQASGVTALNESIRLDSKKRCVIKEGKRISLTDKEYAIMRYFVEHRGEIVGNKDLYEGVWNGEYRPSDGNTVMVHVLNLRKKLEDDANHPKLIKTIWGKGYKVE, from the coding sequence ATGGCACAGAATAAGATTTTGGTTGTTGATGATGATCAAGATATTAGAGAGGTAGTCTCCATTTTGCTTGGAAGTGAGGGATACAATGTTCTTCAAGCGGGTAATGGTGGCGATGCTGTTGAGATGGTATATGCTGACAAGGAGATAAATCTCGTAATTCTTGACATAATGATGCCTGGTCTTACAGGCGTTGAAACCTGCGAGATGATTCGCCGAAGATCAAACGTGCCTATCATGTTTTTGACGGCAAAATCGCAGGAGAAGGATAAGATAGATGCCTATTCAGAGGGCGGTGATGACTACCTAGTTAAGCCTTTTTCTCAGGCAGAGCTTTTGATGAAGGTAAAATCCCTTCTGAGAAGATATACGGAGTATCAGAGAGTGGTATCTCAGGCTTCGGGCGTTACGGCGCTGAACGAGAGCATTAGGCTCGATTCTAAGAAGCGTTGTGTCATCAAAGAAGGAAAGCGTATCTCTTTGACAGATAAGGAATATGCGATAATGAGATACTTTGTTGAACACCGTGGTGAAATCGTCGGCAATAAGGACCTTTATGAGGGCGTTTGGAACGGTGAGTATCGTCCATCTGATGGGAATACGGTAATGGTTCACGTGCTTAACCTGCGAAAGAAGCTCGAGGATGATGCTAACCACCCTAAGCTTATAAAGACCATCTGGGGAAAGGGGTACAAGGTTGAGTAA
- a CDS encoding hydrolase — MMNKKDIPRLNGTLRSHSLQIPENIWKAKGIVVLGRRIKSVIFTTDLAIIRNCNADAVLAVYPFTPQQIISQTIVNASSIPVFAGVGGGTTTGLRSVLIARDAEAHGAFGVVVNAPTQNDTIMMIKKTIDIPIIVTVLNSDTDIQARLDAGASILNVSAAAKTPQVVREIRKKFPTIPIIATGGPTEESIAETIEAGANTISYTPPSTADIFASMMENYRNSPDDASKKGSDLEEIEKELKASMDII; from the coding sequence ATGATGAACAAAAAAGACATTCCACGCCTAAATGGAACCTTAAGATCACACAGCTTACAGATTCCAGAAAACATTTGGAAGGCAAAGGGCATAGTTGTGCTCGGCCGAAGAATAAAGTCAGTTATATTTACAACGGACCTTGCCATAATCAGAAACTGCAATGCCGATGCGGTGCTAGCGGTGTATCCTTTTACGCCACAGCAGATTATTTCGCAGACCATAGTAAATGCGTCGTCTATTCCTGTATTTGCAGGTGTTGGTGGAGGAACCACAACGGGACTTCGTTCTGTTTTGATAGCAAGAGACGCTGAGGCACATGGAGCTTTTGGTGTAGTCGTAAATGCCCCAACTCAGAATGATACTATCATGATGATAAAGAAGACTATTGATATTCCAATCATTGTAACCGTACTAAACAGTGATACGGATATTCAGGCAAGACTAGATGCAGGTGCATCGATTTTGAATGTTTCTGCTGCGGCAAAGACGCCTCAGGTGGTTCGCGAAATCCGAAAGAAATTCCCAACGATTCCAATTATCGCAACGGGTGGTCCTACGGAGGAATCCATAGCTGAGACAATTGAAGCTGGTGCAAACACGATAAGCTACACGCCGCCTTCAACAGCAGATATATTTGCAAGCATGATGGAAAACTACAGAAATAGTCCAGACGATGCATCAAAGAAAGGCAGTGATCTCGAGGAAATCGAGAAAGAACTCAAAGCGTCAATGGATATAATATAG
- a CDS encoding ATPase P yields the protein MQGLTKQEVKDREQAGKVNVKVSSSTRTVKQIVKDNVFTYFNLIFTVLALLLVIAGSLKDLTFMLIVFANTAIGILQEIRSKRTLDSLKILKMPKVEVLRDGKRTEVATEKLVIDDVIILRSGNQIPADAEVIDGSIQVNESLLTGEADEIGKSQGDALLSGSYVVSGECMAVLTAVGASSYISKLTKEATKDKQEESEMIKSLDKLVKVIGILIIPMGLTLVFQEWYILDGTFRSSITSMVAAILGMIPEGLYMTASIAMVVSALRLAKKDVLVQNMKCIEALARVDVLCVDKTGTITGPDMKVEGFVKMDESISDDALETLVGDIVRYQSKDNSTMAALQEHFTKLSGREATSVCGFSSKYKYSATCFVEGNFVIGAPEFILRSDFERYEDYISNISNKGYRVLAIAQTNEVPNGGRLEAAARLLGLVFLDNPVRESAKETFEYFAANGVEIKVISGDNPETVSHVAMEAGIIGGDHYVDARDLTDEQSIYEAVERFTVFGRVTPEQKLAFVKALKKQGKTVGMTGDGVNDVLALRDADCSVAMASGSEAASNASMLVLMDSDFSKMPSVVSEGRRVVNNIQKAASLYLTKNIFSLLLAVFSVINVLKYPLKPSQITLISMFTIGVPSFILSLEPNFDRIKGRFLSNVFKMALPAGITMFISVSSLVVFGQVFNITAECISTSSTMLVALVGFLYLGKVAQPINRLHIGMMAILIAGMAYSVMFMPKLFGINSITTEAAMLLVVFLIATEGLFRYIHKGVGIGKWISERRKARKLEKRRGRRRKSAE from the coding sequence ATGCAGGGATTAACAAAGCAAGAAGTAAAAGATAGAGAACAGGCCGGAAAGGTGAATGTAAAGGTAAGCTCCTCGACGAGAACGGTGAAGCAGATAGTGAAGGACAATGTCTTCACCTACTTCAACCTTATCTTTACGGTGCTCGCACTTCTACTCGTTATCGCAGGTTCGCTTAAGGATTTGACATTTATGCTCATAGTCTTTGCGAATACGGCAATAGGAATACTGCAGGAGATTAGATCAAAGCGCACCCTCGACAGCCTGAAAATCCTCAAGATGCCAAAGGTTGAGGTCTTGAGAGATGGCAAGAGAACAGAGGTCGCTACAGAAAAACTAGTCATCGATGATGTGATTATTTTGCGCTCTGGAAACCAGATTCCAGCAGATGCAGAGGTTATAGATGGCTCGATTCAGGTAAATGAGTCTCTTTTGACGGGTGAAGCCGACGAGATTGGAAAATCTCAGGGCGATGCATTGCTTTCGGGAAGCTATGTAGTTTCTGGAGAGTGCATGGCAGTTCTTACTGCGGTCGGAGCTAGCTCGTATATATCAAAGCTAACAAAGGAAGCAACCAAGGATAAGCAGGAAGAGTCCGAGATGATAAAGTCGCTCGACAAGCTGGTTAAGGTCATCGGAATTTTAATTATACCAATGGGACTTACGCTCGTATTTCAGGAGTGGTACATACTCGATGGAACCTTTAGAAGCAGTATAACTTCAATGGTTGCAGCTATTCTCGGAATGATTCCAGAAGGCCTATACATGACGGCGAGCATAGCTATGGTTGTTTCGGCTTTGAGGCTAGCAAAGAAGGATGTTCTTGTCCAGAACATGAAGTGCATAGAAGCTCTAGCACGTGTAGACGTGCTTTGCGTTGACAAAACTGGTACTATAACAGGCCCAGATATGAAGGTTGAAGGCTTTGTAAAGATGGATGAAAGTATTAGCGATGATGCCTTAGAGACTCTAGTAGGCGACATTGTGAGATATCAAAGCAAGGATAACTCGACCATGGCCGCGCTTCAAGAGCACTTTACTAAGCTGAGTGGAAGAGAAGCTACATCGGTTTGCGGATTTTCATCTAAATATAAGTACAGTGCAACCTGCTTTGTTGAGGGCAACTTTGTAATAGGCGCACCTGAGTTTATACTGAGAAGTGACTTTGAAAGGTACGAAGACTATATAAGTAATATAAGCAATAAGGGATATAGAGTCCTTGCAATTGCACAGACTAACGAGGTTCCTAATGGCGGAAGGCTTGAGGCAGCTGCGAGACTTCTTGGACTTGTGTTCCTAGATAATCCAGTAAGAGAATCGGCGAAGGAAACCTTTGAGTACTTCGCAGCAAATGGCGTAGAGATCAAAGTTATTTCGGGAGACAACCCTGAGACAGTATCACACGTAGCCATGGAAGCTGGAATCATAGGTGGAGACCACTATGTAGATGCTAGAGATTTAACGGATGAGCAGTCAATTTATGAGGCTGTTGAGAGATTTACGGTATTTGGTAGAGTTACGCCTGAGCAGAAACTTGCATTTGTCAAGGCGCTTAAGAAACAGGGCAAGACTGTAGGTATGACGGGTGACGGTGTAAACGACGTCCTCGCCTTAAGAGATGCAGACTGCTCGGTAGCCATGGCTTCCGGAAGCGAGGCGGCGTCAAATGCGTCTATGCTCGTTTTGATGGATTCAGATTTCTCTAAGATGCCTTCTGTAGTTTCCGAGGGTAGAAGAGTTGTAAATAACATCCAAAAGGCAGCATCACTTTACTTAACAAAGAATATTTTCTCACTGCTTCTTGCGGTGTTCTCGGTGATCAATGTGCTTAAGTATCCACTAAAGCCTTCGCAGATTACTTTGATAAGCATGTTCACGATTGGCGTTCCGTCGTTTATCCTTTCGCTAGAGCCAAATTTTGATAGAATCAAAGGAAGATTCCTATCAAATGTGTTCAAGATGGCCCTGCCGGCGGGTATTACGATGTTCATAAGCGTAAGTTCTCTGGTTGTATTTGGGCAGGTGTTCAACATCACAGCAGAGTGTATTTCGACTTCAAGCACTATGCTTGTTGCGCTAGTTGGCTTCCTATACTTAGGTAAGGTGGCTCAGCCGATAAATAGACTTCACATTGGAATGATGGCGATTTTGATAGCGGGTATGGCTTACAGCGTTATGTTTATGCCTAAGCTCTTTGGTATCAACAGCATTACAACAGAAGCTGCTATGCTTCTCGTAGTATTTTTGATCGCTACAGAAGGCCTATTCAGATATATCCATAAGGGTGTGGGTATCGGAAAATGGATTTCAGAGAGGCGTAAAGCTCGCAAGCTAGAAAAGCGAAGAGGAAGAAGACGTAAGAGCGCGGAATAG